GTTTTGACATTGATTGCCTGTTGCGCCTGCGCCTACGCCGCTTCGGCGGGTGCGTGGACGGTTTCGGGGAGGGCGTCGGCGACGCCCGACGGCGTTCTGCGTCTTGAAAGGGGCGCGTCCGCGCTGCTCCCGCCCGAAAACAACGGCGGTGCGTTTGCCGACTTCGAGCTTTCATGCGAAGTCCGCACGTCGCCGAACACAACGGGCTTTGTGGCGTTCCACACCGATTCCGCGTTCTCGAAAGGCTACAAAATTGCGCTCGACAATTCGGCGGAATCGAAAACGTGGTGGCGCAAGACGGGCAGTCTGCTCGGAGTGCGGAACGTCGTAAAGCGCGTTGGCGCGGACGGCGAATGGCTGAGGCTTTGCGCGAGGGTGTCGGGCAACCTTGTTGAAATTTCGGTAGACGGACAGAAGCTTGTGGAGTACGCCGAGCCTGAAAATCCGTACAGGCTTCCGCAAAACAAAAACGCGCGTCTGGGAGACGGCGCAATCGGCGTGAAATGCGATTCGGGCGGCTTTGTGGAGCTAAGAAATTTCAGGGTGTCGAAGCTCAAAAAATCGGCGGCGCGCGCGCAGTCCGAACCCGAAACGGCGGAGGGCGTCATTGCCCTCCACCAGTCCGACTTCCCCGTGCTCGACTACCATGTGCACCTTAAAGGCGACCTCGACGCCGAAAAGGCGAAAGCACAGTCGCGTAAATACGGCATAAACTACGCAATCGCCGTCAACTGCGGCAAGGACTTCCCGATAGATAGGGATTCGCTCGCGCTCGAATTTTTCGAAAAGAACAAGTCGCAGCCGTACATCGTCGCAATGCAGGCGGAGGGGCGCGAGTGGACAAAACTCATTTCCAAGCCCGTCCGCGCAAAATTCGCCTACGCCTTTACCGACGCCATGACTTTCGAGGATGGAAGCGGAACGCGCGTCCACCTTTGGATTCCCGCCGAAGTGAAAGTGGGCGACAGGCAGGAGTACATGGACATGATTGTGGAAAAAATCTGCGGCGTGCTCGGCGAACCCGCCAACATCTACGCCAACGCGACATACCTGCCCGCCGAGCTCCAGCCCGAATACGCAAAACTTTGGACACCCGCCCGACGCGCAAAAATGCTCGACGCTCTGGTTCGCGGCGGCATGGCGCTGGAAATCAGCGCGCGCTACAAAATTCCCGACGCCGAATTTGTGAAGGCGGCAAAGGCCCGCGGCGTAAAGTTCACATTCGGCAGCAACAACGGCAACTCCGATTTCGGCAAGCTTGAATACTGCCTGAAAACCGCGCGGGAGTGCGGGCTTACCGCCTCCGACATGCTCAACCCCTACGAGTGCCGCCCGCGTTAAATTGTGCCGCGCGGCTGTTGCGGCGCATGTCGGCGGACAGTGCGTGTTCCGCAGGGCGATGCGCGTTTTCCCTTTGCGCTCGGGTTTGTTCTATTTTTGCTTCGCGATTCGGCTTGGTTTTTTGCCTTGCCGATTTTTTTTGCGCTTGTCGGAAGTTTCGCGGCGGCGCGTTATTTGCGCGGCTTGTTTTATCTACGCCATGTTTTTGCCGGTGCGCAATACGAGCTGCCCGCAGGCGGCGTCTATTTCCGAGCCTTTTTCGCGACGGAGCGTGCACGACACTTTTTCTGCTTTCAGCAGGTTTGCGAACGCCGCGCGTCTGGGCGCGGGCGAGCGTTCCCAGTCGAGCGCGTCAACCCTGTTATAGGGAATCAGGTTGACGTGCGCGTGGAGGCGTTTTGCGATTTTCGCAAGCTCCCTCGCGGCGTGCTGCGAGTCGTTGACATCTTTTATCAAAATGTATTCAAGGGTAATCATTCTGCCGTTCGCCGCGGCGAACTTTTCGGCGGCGGGCAGGAGCTTTTCGAGCGGGAACTTCCCGTTAATCGGCATGATTTTCGAGCGTATTTCGTTCGTCGAGCCGTGCAGGCTGATTGCCAGTCGGTAGGGGAAGTCGGAGTCGGCAAGGCGTTCGAGAACGTCGGCGATTCCGCTTGTTGAAACGGTTATGCGGCGCGCGCCGAACGCGAATTTGTCGGGCGCGTTGAGCACCGCGAGCGCGGCGAGCAGGTTGTCGGCGTTCATGAGCGGCTCGCCCATTCCCATGACGACCACGTTTTCGAATTCGAATTTGCGCGTCTTTTTGCCGTTGCGGATTTCGTCTGCCGCAAACGGCAGCATTTGCGCCACGATTTCCCCCGCGGTGAGGTTGCGGAAAAATCCGTTAAGCCCCGACGCGCAGAATTTGCAGCCGCACGCGCAGCCAACCTGCGTGCTTACGCAGAGCGTTTTGCGAACCTCGCCGCCGTCGTCGGACGGTGCTTCGAGGAGGACGCATTCGACGAATTTTCCGTCGGACAGCCCGAAGAGGTATTTTTTTGTTTCGTCGGCGGACTCCCTGTTGCCGACGAGTTTCCCCGCGGCGAATTCGAAATTTTCGGCGAGCCAATTTTTGAGCTTTTCGGGCAGCGCGGGGAAGTCGGCGGGCGAGAATATCTTGTGTTTGTAGACTGCGTCGAAAACCTGCGACGCGCGGAATTTCTCGAAGCCCGCGGCGGCGAGCGCGGCGGAGAGTTCGGGTTTTGAAAGCGTGTAGAAGTCGGGTTTCACGCGCGGTTAGAAGCGGTCGTTTTGCGGACGCCAAGTATCGCGGTCGGCGGCTCTGTTGCGTTCGCTGACGCGTTTCATGTAGGTGTCGGCGTCGCGCGTTTCGCCGCTTACGACGGAGCCTATCGGCGTCTGCTTGGCGTC
The Opitutia bacterium KCR 482 genome window above contains:
- a CDS encoding family 16 glycoside hydrolase, with amino-acid sequence MKKIASVLTLIACCACAYAASAGAWTVSGRASATPDGVLRLERGASALLPPENNGGAFADFELSCEVRTSPNTTGFVAFHTDSAFSKGYKIALDNSAESKTWWRKTGSLLGVRNVVKRVGADGEWLRLCARVSGNLVEISVDGQKLVEYAEPENPYRLPQNKNARLGDGAIGVKCDSGGFVELRNFRVSKLKKSAARAQSEPETAEGVIALHQSDFPVLDYHVHLKGDLDAEKAKAQSRKYGINYAIAVNCGKDFPIDRDSLALEFFEKNKSQPYIVAMQAEGREWTKLISKPVRAKFAYAFTDAMTFEDGSGTRVHLWIPAEVKVGDRQEYMDMIVEKICGVLGEPANIYANATYLPAELQPEYAKLWTPARRAKMLDALVRGGMALEISARYKIPDAEFVKAAKARGVKFTFGSNNGNSDFGKLEYCLKTARECGLTASDMLNPYECRPR
- the rlmN gene encoding 23S rRNA (adenine(2503)-C(2))-methyltransferase RlmN, with the protein product MKPDFYTLSKPELSAALAAAGFEKFRASQVFDAVYKHKIFSPADFPALPEKLKNWLAENFEFAAGKLVGNRESADETKKYLFGLSDGKFVECVLLEAPSDDGGEVRKTLCVSTQVGCACGCKFCASGLNGFFRNLTAGEIVAQMLPFAADEIRNGKKTRKFEFENVVVMGMGEPLMNADNLLAALAVLNAPDKFAFGARRITVSTSGIADVLERLADSDFPYRLAISLHGSTNEIRSKIMPINGKFPLEKLLPAAEKFAAANGRMITLEYILIKDVNDSQHAARELAKIAKRLHAHVNLIPYNRVDALDWERSPAPRRAAFANLLKAEKVSCTLRREKGSEIDAACGQLVLRTGKNMA